In one Balaenoptera musculus isolate JJ_BM4_2016_0621 chromosome 20, mBalMus1.pri.v3, whole genome shotgun sequence genomic region, the following are encoded:
- the IFT20 gene encoding LOW QUALITY PROTEIN: intraflagellar transport protein 20 homolog (The sequence of the model RefSeq protein was modified relative to this genomic sequence to represent the inferred CDS: deleted 2 bases in 1 codon): MTHLFLADTVTPSEQDCSSREAGKETAMAKDILGEAGLHFDELNKLRVLDPEVTQQTIELKEECKDFVDKIGQFQKIVGGLIELVDQLAKEAENEKMKAIGARNLLKSIAKQREAQQQQLQALIAEKKMQLERYRVEYEALCKVEAEQNEFIDQFIFQK; the protein is encoded by the exons ATGACACACCTCTTCCTGGCTGACACTGTCACCCCTTCAGAGCAGGACTGCTCT TCTAGGGAAGCTGGAAAGGAAacag CCATGGCCAAGGACATCCTGGGTGAAGCAGGGCTGCACTTTGATGAGCTGAACAAGCTGCGGGTGTTGGACCCAGAGGTTACCCAGCAGACCATAGAGCTGAAGGAAGAGTGCAAGGACTTTGTGGACA AAATTGGCCAGTTTCAGAAAATAGTTGGTGGTTTAATTGAGCTTGTCGACCAACTtgcaaaagaagcagaaaatgagaAGATGAAG GCCATTGGTGCTCGGAACTTGCTCAAATCTATAGCAAAACAGAGAGAAGCCCAACAGCAGCAACTCCAGGCACTAATAGCTGAAAAGAAAATGCAGCTTGAAAG GTATCGGGTTGAATATGAAGCTCTGTGTAAAGTAGAAGCAGAACAAAATGAATTTATTGaccaatttatttttcagaaatga